A single region of the Saprospiraceae bacterium genome encodes:
- a CDS encoding CHASE2 domain-containing protein has translation MWKKIFRPHSIIVTCIIFAFIGFLEVIRLNTHFLDPFNYGIKEYEITDIVYTQLSRPTTILEDKVVLVNIGKPDRGELAQLIDRLAGAGAKVIGVDVLLEGKKEAAMDLQLSESIKKAGNVVLASELYKLVEEEKQFERLNTADSLFAAYAQTGYINFPSNHTKTIRYFSPKESIKGGTALAFSMAILQHYDPTIAQACLDRNKELMPIHYLGNRDNFIRFEKEVVLDTTVDLSGVINDKIILIGYVPENEWDNPLLDRFYTPLNKEYARRSVPDMFGVVIHANIISMVLNKRYIRETPKWLVIILSVLFCYANVFFIHGIYASFHPAFHGITRSLQLVECMVLFFLIGVLFYYFRISFDFGTGILALLLAYDIIMIYESFFLKKLAFLQKIKDNF, from the coding sequence ATGTGGAAAAAAATATTTCGTCCGCACAGTATCATTGTCACTTGTATTATTTTTGCTTTCATTGGTTTTTTGGAGGTTATTCGACTCAATACGCATTTTTTGGATCCATTTAACTATGGTATCAAGGAGTATGAAATTACCGATATTGTTTATACCCAACTTAGCAGACCGACGACTATTTTAGAAGATAAAGTGGTGTTGGTCAATATAGGTAAGCCTGATCGAGGGGAATTGGCACAACTGATTGACCGTCTGGCGGGGGCAGGTGCGAAAGTAATAGGGGTAGATGTATTGTTAGAAGGAAAAAAGGAAGCGGCGATGGACTTACAGTTATCCGAAAGCATAAAAAAGGCAGGGAATGTGGTTTTGGCTAGTGAATTGTATAAATTGGTAGAAGAAGAAAAGCAATTTGAACGATTGAATACTGCGGATAGTCTTTTTGCTGCCTATGCACAAACAGGATACATCAATTTTCCCTCCAATCATACTAAGACCATTCGATACTTCAGCCCAAAGGAGAGCATAAAAGGCGGTACAGCTTTGGCGTTTTCAATGGCCATTCTCCAACACTATGACCCAACCATTGCCCAGGCTTGTTTAGATAGAAATAAAGAATTGATGCCTATTCATTATTTGGGAAATAGAGATAACTTCATCCGTTTTGAGAAAGAAGTCGTTCTGGATACTACGGTTGATTTATCTGGTGTGATAAATGACAAAATCATATTGATTGGGTATGTTCCTGAAAATGAATGGGACAATCCTTTATTGGATCGTTTTTATACTCCGTTGAATAAGGAATATGCCAGAAGATCAGTACCCGATATGTTTGGTGTCGTCATTCATGCTAATATTATCAGCATGGTGCTTAATAAAAGGTATATACGGGAGACCCCCAAATGGCTGGTCATTATACTATCCGTTTTATTTTGCTATGCCAATGTGTTTTTTATTCATGGCATATATGCCAGCTTTCACCCTGCTTTTCACGGCATTACCCGAAGTTTGCAACTGGTTGAGTGCATGGTGCTTTTTTTCTTAATTGGCGTGCTTTTTTACTATTTCAGGATAAGTTTTGATTTTGGCACAGGTATCTTAGCTTTATTACTTGCTTATGATATCATCATGATTTATGAAAGCTTTTTCTTGAAAAAGCTCGCTTTTTTGCAAAAAATTAAGGATAATTTTTAG
- a CDS encoding T9SS type A sorting domain-containing protein, translating into MKKIAFSFFVFCCFSFGVLSAQPTFSKDIAPIIYNNCGICHRPGEIGPMPLTNYQQVKNWASMIEYVTSIKYMPPWPPEKSYSTLLEERGLEDAEIQLIADWVAGGMQQGDPSLEPSFPNFPAGSQVGEPDLVLSFAESYVHGGDNTDQYQIFVLPTGLTEDKIVKSVELRPGNRKIVHHAIIGLDVTGEARSKDAQTVEYGFPSFGTFGVEPAELYAGYVPGTKARKYPERIGQPIYAGSDLVIQMHYAPIPVEEKDSSSVNLFFADAEETIDRFVKYEVMLPLPNTLLNGPFFLLPGDVKTFHGVWTVPDKISVLGITPHMHLLGQDWEVYAVSPSGDTTNLIKIPEWNFNWQGTYFFDRFKVLEPGTEVHALATYDNSENNPMNPNSPPAFVTWGEGTKAEMYFLPISYVDYQPGDEDIVFKEDVLADAEDLGLQFPANEIKIIFPNPTNGVLNIGFSLSKNTALHMEVLDLNGKVIRTLKQSNNYPVGNHLEKVNVGSLASGVYLLRLRGEGFSVTEKFSLVRE; encoded by the coding sequence ATGAAAAAGATCGCTTTCAGTTTTTTTGTGTTTTGCTGTTTCAGTTTTGGTGTCTTGTCTGCGCAACCTACCTTTAGTAAGGATATTGCACCTATTATTTACAACAATTGTGGCATTTGCCATAGACCAGGAGAAATTGGTCCAATGCCCTTAACGAATTACCAGCAGGTGAAAAATTGGGCCAGTATGATTGAATATGTGACGTCTATCAAATATATGCCACCCTGGCCGCCCGAGAAGTCTTATTCCACCCTTTTGGAAGAAAGAGGATTGGAAGATGCTGAAATCCAGTTGATTGCAGATTGGGTGGCGGGGGGTATGCAGCAGGGAGACCCGAGTTTGGAGCCCTCTTTTCCAAATTTTCCGGCAGGTTCACAGGTTGGTGAGCCCGATCTGGTGCTCTCCTTTGCCGAATCCTATGTCCATGGGGGAGATAACACGGATCAATACCAAATTTTTGTACTCCCAACCGGTTTAACGGAAGATAAAATTGTTAAATCGGTAGAGTTGCGGCCCGGAAACAGGAAAATTGTTCATCATGCGATTATCGGGCTGGATGTGACGGGTGAAGCCAGAAGCAAAGATGCGCAAACGGTGGAATATGGCTTCCCTAGCTTTGGAACCTTTGGGGTGGAGCCAGCGGAGCTCTATGCTGGCTATGTGCCAGGTACTAAGGCCCGGAAGTATCCCGAGCGGATCGGGCAGCCCATTTATGCGGGGTCGGATTTGGTGATTCAAATGCACTATGCGCCTATTCCCGTAGAGGAAAAGGATTCTTCTTCGGTCAACCTATTTTTTGCAGATGCGGAGGAGACCATTGATCGGTTTGTGAAATATGAGGTAATGCTTCCGCTTCCTAATACCTTATTGAATGGCCCTTTTTTCCTTTTGCCCGGTGATGTCAAAACCTTCCACGGCGTTTGGACCGTTCCTGATAAAATCAGCGTGTTGGGCATAACGCCACATATGCATTTATTGGGGCAAGACTGGGAAGTATATGCCGTTTCCCCCAGTGGAGATACCACCAACCTGATTAAGATTCCCGAATGGAATTTCAATTGGCAAGGAACGTATTTTTTCGACCGTTTTAAAGTGCTGGAACCCGGCACGGAAGTCCATGCACTGGCCACCTACGACAACTCTGAAAATAATCCGATGAACCCCAATAGTCCTCCTGCATTTGTTACCTGGGGAGAGGGCACCAAGGCTGAGATGTATTTCTTGCCCATTTCCTATGTCGATTATCAGCCTGGGGATGAAGATATTGTTTTTAAAGAAGATGTGCTAGCTGATGCGGAAGATCTGGGCTTGCAGTTCCCCGCAAATGAAATTAAGATCATTTTTCCGAACCCTACCAATGGAGTGCTCAATATTGGTTTTTCGCTTTCCAAAAATACCGCATTGCACATGGAGGTATTGGATTTGAATGGCAAGGTTATTCGCACCCTTAAACAAAGCAATAATTACCCAGTAGGTAATCATTTAGAGAAAGTGAATGTAGGGAGTTTAGCGAGTGGGGTGTACTTGCTTCGTTTGCGTGGTGAAGGGTTTTCGGTAACAGAGAAGTTTTCGCTAGTCAGAGAGTAG
- a CDS encoding redoxin domain-containing protein, whose amino-acid sequence MKPLILLSLLSLFANLGPQKDDIQVYFFLGEECLISQYYTLTIRNLWQDYADERVTFIGLFPNPSSSPDKMASFKAKYQLPFQLLLDEQQQKMNAFGVQVTPEVVVYNKNKERILYQGRIDNTYFRVGKRRSVTTTSELEDVLKAIHSGSPIAVQTTQPVGCFITKLNPLLPNAPMCKPVSNR is encoded by the coding sequence ATGAAACCACTAATCCTATTATCCCTATTGTCCTTATTTGCGAATTTGGGCCCACAAAAAGATGATATTCAAGTGTATTTTTTTCTAGGAGAAGAATGTTTGATATCACAGTATTATACCCTGACCATCAGAAACCTATGGCAAGATTATGCCGATGAAAGGGTCACCTTTATAGGGCTATTCCCCAACCCTTCTTCCTCACCAGATAAAATGGCTAGTTTTAAAGCCAAATACCAATTGCCCTTTCAACTCCTATTGGATGAGCAGCAGCAAAAAATGAATGCCTTTGGGGTACAAGTTACGCCAGAGGTTGTTGTTTATAATAAAAACAAGGAACGTATCCTTTATCAAGGCAGGATTGATAATACCTATTTCCGAGTAGGAAAAAGACGTTCCGTTACCACGACCTCAGAATTGGAAGATGTGCTAAAAGCTATTCATTCAGGTAGCCCGATTGCCGTCCAAACCACGCAGCCAGTAGGCTGTTTTATCACCAAGCTGAACCCCCTGTTACCTAATGCACCCATGTGCAAACCCGTATCTAATCGTTAA
- a CDS encoding sterol desaturase family protein: MLPVLYFLGVVYLFILIEIWWSKRKGKTVHNWKESLANIIIMLGNNLIKPLSLAWKYFLFKLVEPFHLFEIPVNIWTILLTFLIAEFAYYWYHRWNHELPLLWTIHHAHHSSPWMNLTTAFRINWLGSFVGQVYFLPIVIIGFSPEVMTFSLALSLFYQFFLHTEFIGRLGRFEGLFFNTPSAHRVHHGSNEVYIDKNYGGMLIIFDRLFGTYQAETEEVKYGVTTGFLGHNPLHIVFSPLMQYFKGKWKREKVVVQTSKDK, translated from the coding sequence ATGCTTCCTGTCTTGTATTTTCTGGGGGTCGTTTACCTTTTCATTTTAATTGAAATCTGGTGGTCAAAACGGAAAGGGAAAACCGTTCACAACTGGAAAGAATCCCTTGCCAATATCATCATTATGTTGGGTAATAACCTGATAAAACCTTTGTCATTGGCCTGGAAATACTTCCTGTTTAAGTTGGTTGAGCCTTTTCATCTTTTTGAGATTCCAGTCAATATATGGACCATCCTACTCACTTTTTTGATCGCAGAATTTGCCTACTATTGGTACCATCGTTGGAACCACGAATTGCCTTTATTGTGGACGATTCACCATGCCCACCACTCTAGTCCGTGGATGAATCTTACGACTGCTTTTCGGATCAACTGGCTAGGGAGTTTTGTGGGGCAGGTGTATTTTTTGCCTATTGTTATCATTGGATTTAGTCCAGAGGTAATGACCTTCAGCCTGGCGCTAAGTTTGTTTTATCAATTTTTCCTGCACACTGAATTTATTGGCCGATTGGGGCGTTTTGAAGGTTTGTTTTTCAATACGCCCTCTGCCCACCGGGTTCACCATGGTTCTAATGAGGTATATATTGATAAAAATTATGGTGGGATGCTCATTATTTTTGATCGCTTATTTGGTACCTATCAGGCGGAGACGGAGGAGGTGAAATACGGGGTTACCACTGGCTTTCTGGGGCACAACCCCTTGCATATTGTTTTTTCTCCGCTGATGCAGTACTTTAAAGGAAAATGGAAGCGGGAAAAAGTGGTTGTGCAGACCTCAAAAGATAAGTAA